A part of Clarias gariepinus isolate MV-2021 ecotype Netherlands chromosome 14, CGAR_prim_01v2, whole genome shotgun sequence genomic DNA contains:
- the LOC128541546 gene encoding zinc finger protein 503-like, whose translation MITAHSGHLLHPDSLQPLTSSASLGHIELDASKSPLALLAQTCSQIGRPDSVSSPDSSNCATDSRSLKIGSISLFSKSAEKKDSEALTDAQGVVRTQSATCRPFAVCSPKIQINKEEKKDGDGNKSLCETSDIKVISGSSEMKNKTRPECESNLETSEVFSSSSSLGSGILPFSGLSLPPFPRSCLRFPQPFLPAVNTKPVSSIIPAGPCGDPFCLSYHCAASLKANLPFLYPPPPSLPSSSMSAFTLFPHGLLPLPHELQSCVFNSVSAQPSESSLSSSVGSHTHVSPTLRNPHHTLGPGARYHPYFKTPLTNSYYSLHGVYGQRLHLAP comes from the exons ATGATCACAGCACACAGCGGACATCTTCTACACCCGGATTCTCTCCAGCCGCTGACTTCATCTGCGTCTCTCGGCCATATCGAG CTGGACGCCTCTAAGAGTCCACTCGCTCTTCTGGCACAAACATGTTCGCAAATCGGAAGACCAGACTCGGTTTCTTCCCCAGACTCATCAAACTGCGCTACAGACTCCAGGTCTCTGAAGATCGGCTCCATCAGTTTGTTCTCCAAATCAGCTGAAAAGAAAGATTCAGAAGCTTTAACAGATGCTCAGGGTGTTGTGAGGACACAGAGCGCCACCTGTAGACCGTTTGCTGTTTGTTCTCCtaaaattcaaataaacaaaGAGGAGAAGAAGGACGGGGACGGTAATAAAAGTTTGTGTGAAACCTCTGATATAAAAGTCATCAGTGGAAGTTCAGAGATGAAGAACAAAACAAGACCTGAATGTGAAAGCAACCTCGAGACGTCGGAGGTGTTTTCCTCTTCTTCCAGTCTCGGATCGGGTATTCTGCCGTTTTCTGGTCTTTCTCTTCCTCCGTTTCCAAGAAGCTGTCTGAGATTCCCTCAGCCGTTTTTACCCGCAGTGAACACCAAACCCGTGTCGTCCATCATTCCCGCTGGTCCGTGTGGAGATCCGTTCTGCCTCAGCTATCACTGCGCGGCGTCTCTAAAAGCCAATCTTCCTTTTCTCTATCCTCCTCCTCCCTCGCTCCCTTCTTCCTCCATGTCTGCTTTTACACTGTTTCCACATGGGCTGTTGCCTCTTCCTCACGAGCTCCAGTCCTGTGTTTTTAACAGTGTTTCAGCTCAACCTTCTGAGAGCAGCCTTTCCTCCTCAGTAGGTTCTCATACACACGTATCGCCGACTCTCAGGAACCCACATCACACACTCGGACCTGGAGCTCGCTATCATCCCTACTTTAAAACTCCTTTAACAAATTCATATTATTCTCTACATGGAGTTTATGGACAAAGGCTCCATCTCGCACCCTGA